The genomic interval AAGGACCACGAGTCTCAGAGTTGAGAGCTAAGCGCGGGGCGGGGAGACGCCGCCAGGGCCTGGCTTCGATGTGGTTTGTTCAGGTGTGACTTCTGTCTTTAAATTAAGGAGTTTTAAGGCCACCTGGGTTTTGTGTTTTCAGTGCTGAGGTGAAGTCCAACCGCAGGGCCCTCCGTCCACCGAGAGAAGGCGCTCCGAGCGTCGGTGAGAGGCAGTGTCTCCTTTTGGCACCAGAGTTGACGAGGAGGAGGGCGCCCGGCGCTAGTTCTGGACGCCCTTCTCGCGTGCGGCTGCCGGTGGCGGGTCCACGCTCAGGGCGATGAGGATGCTTTTGCCGTCCTCCGTCTTGACCCGCTTCAGCTCTGGCTGCTCTGCCGGGTCGCCGTTCTGGCGCTTGGTGGGCAGGGAGGCCGAGGCTGAGGCGTGGGTCCCCAGCATGTGCAGGGGGCTCGCCGCCGCGCTGTTCACCTGCCCGTGGACGGCGGCGGGGACTGGCACCACATGAGTCCCATTCTGCGTGACAGTTTTTACTGGAAGCTGGTGCTGACCTAGAGGTGCCTGCTGCACTATAGTGACCGTCTGCACAGGGGCGGCCGGGGACGTCTGGATGAGCCGGCCGGCGGCACCGAGGGTGGCGTGGCTAACTGCAGGAATAGGTTCCACTTTCACTTTCATTTCTCTGTGGTCTCCGTTCTCCTGCGGCTCCGCCTTGGGCGGGGCCAGCACGGCCGCCTGAGCGACCACGGCCTGCCCGGCAACGCTGTGGGTGCTCGCGGGGGCCAGCGCAGCCACGCTGGTGACGGACACCGCCGGGATCTGGTGGACGACATGCACCGTCTGCACAACGGGCTGCTGTGGGGGGGGTGGTCGCGGGGGCGGCGACAGCGTAGGTGACGGGCTTGACGGTGGGTGGCAGTGGTCGCTGCACGGCGATTAGGACAGGCTGACCGGACAGAGGCGAGCCTGGAGCGCTCTGGGCGAACCGTGCCTCCTGGATGACAGCGAGTTTGGGCTGGGCGGCACCTGGCTCGGGCTCTAGTGGGGCCGGCGAACCTTCCCTCGACAGTCTCTCGGGGGTCTGGGCGCCACTGGAGTGAGCAGACAGCACTCCAGCATGGTTGGGAGAGGCTGGAGCACTTCTAGACGAGAGAGGTCCTAGAGGGGTTCTAAAGCAGGGCACGCCCCTAGGCCGTCTTTTCCTAAAAGCCTGCTCTATTAATTTGCTTTCAGAGGCGGGGTCTATCCTCCAGAATGAGCCTTTGCCTGGTTCTTCCTGGGAACGTGGTACTTTGATGAAATAACGATTCAGAGAGAGATTGTGGCGAATTGAATTCTGCCAGCCCTTGTCCGCCGTCCGGTAGTAGGGGTAGTTTTTAGTGATGTGCGTGTAAATCCCATTCAGGGTGAGCTGTCTGTCAGGCGCCATCATGATTGCTTGTACGATTAATTGTGCATAGGAGTAAGGTGGCTTTGAGTCATCCTTTGGGCTGTCTCCACCTGAAGCTTCCTTCTCGTTTTCTGGCTGTGAGCTGTCGGCCATTAAGTTGAGGTCAGATGGTATCATACGGCCCATTTTGTATCCCGAAGACCCTGCTCCCCGGGGGCTGGATGGGCAGGAGTTTGCAGCACTGATGGTTcccgtgggggaggggagagggctgaTGAGGTGGGCCATGGTGTCTGGAATGTTGATGGTCAGGGGCGAGATGTGAGCCTGCACTGGCTTCACCGGCGACTCGGGCGCCTCCTGCTTCTCCCTCTTCTCGCTGGACAGAGGGGTGAACGTTATCTTGATGTTTGTGCTCGGGAACCGGAACGTGCACACGCGCGGCAGCTGCAGCGGCGGCGCCCCGCGCCTCTGGAACACGCCGTCCACGAACACGCCGTTCTTGCCGACGCAGCGCAGGTGGAAGTCGCCGCCCGCGTCTGGCCCGGGCTGCGCCGACGGCTCCGGGGCCGCCCCGCCATGGCCGCCGCCGCCTGGGGGCGTGAAGATCTCGAGGTGGCGTCGCGAGATGAAGCTCGAGTGGCCCATGCTCACGTCCACTGAACCCTGCGACGAGTTGCGCCCGATGGTCACCGAGCGCTTCTTCATCAGGTACTCGAACTCGCGGCCCTCGAGGCGCGCCACGGCCCAGCCGCCCGGCGGGGACCCGCCGcccgcgcccccgccgcccccggccccgccgcccacGGGTGGCCCGCCCGCGCCCGGgagcgccgcggccgccgccatgGGCCTGCGAGGGCCCGGGCCGCCTTCCGCCGCCGCTACGGAGCTGAGGGCCGAGCGAGGCCGCCGGCCGGCGAGCGACGAGCGGCcggttttcttcttcttattgtcaactgaaataaaattggTCAGTGTGAGAATTGTGAGTTAAGTTTTCTTTGGGACAAAATGAGGCCTATAGCCTAGGAGACAGCATTTCAGATAGCTCTGAGTAACTGTTAGCGCAGGCAGATAACAAAGAAAGGGGGACTCAGGCCAAATTGTTGCCAAAAGATCAGCCCCCATCCCTGATGcgccaaataactcagagaccaGGTCttggagtttagaagaaaagaggcagctttattactttgctgggcaaaggggactcacagcaggctagtggcttccaaactgtgaacctaccctggggatggggcagggtgatTATATAGCCATAGTTCAAACAATAAAACATccataacaatcaacagaatcattttcttatcagaagacttagaatggcgTCATGGTACCTCCAGGCAACCTATTCTATGGAGGCTAGCAGTTAGATCTCTTTATCTGGTAAACACTCAAGGCATGGTTTTCTTgttaattcaggctattttgtaaggttacagtcctgtgaccttctctTTGGAGaatgactcagagaccaagcatgattattactttcaattactggaataaagtagaaacagtaagatcaatagctttagttttaacaatggacCTGGGGCTGTAAGTAGCAACCGGTTGGTCAGGTTAGTTGATCATtgtaagggcaagcataagaataaacaGTCTGTCAgcctaaatgtggccattttattattcCTCCTTCAAAATGGCAGAAATTGGACAGAAAGGTGGGGCACatgccaaatgcaggaaaccatacatcatgtaagcaccaggggtccctgggcagagaaagaaaagctggaacctctgggctgataagtggccACAGCTTTTGGGGTAATGAGCAGCCTGGAGACCTacaaagaaaggtggggaaagacaggaatctccagtgttcAAATGTAATCTTTTCCTGAtaatgccctcattacaataaaattaaccttgtagattagaagtacccatcatgcaggaaaacagatgtggggcatgaggagtgctgtgtcccaggtctcagttgagctcCTAgaacgtgccctgccaagtgtgggtccttggctttgtacAGGAAGGAATTCAAATGTGAGCAccattgagtaaaggtagatttatttagagagatacatactacatagggtgtaaggcaagagaaaggcaaggaaagaggtgtgggaattgggggCTCAGATTAAAGTAagagtaggtacacactccataaacagagtgcgggccgtatccaaagaggagggagcaaaaaGGGCCGCTAGGCATGGCGTTGCcactttttatggtctcagtaaCTTCACAGACCTATAGGTGGGACCATTCCACTTGCCCTCAggaaggggctgagattcccaggaattgggccactgcccattctttggccttttgcggttagccttgggACAGTCATGGAACCTGCTgctacagtgagcatataatgaagctcaaggtctactagaagtcaaacctcttaatcctcaaggccaactagaAGGTGAATCCTCCATCATtttggtgaatcttccaccattttggtgttaaattgctgtcattccttgagtggctgtgccctgcccccttccatcctggcTCAACatcatgacacttccaatccagactaaattaggacaaaaatctctcctccCTTTGGAAAGGTGGAGTTGGGGTGAAAATCAGGTAATCCAACCCCAAACCACTCCCTCCCCAGTGAGTATtttacccattcatttttacaccctatgtacccaacttgccaaaaaaactcagggcagctgctcacctaaACCTTCCGGCTCTCCCCTTGAGAATGTACTGTCCACTCCTTAAAAAATCCGCACTTTACTTAACTTCTGCATCttgtctgaattctttctgggacgggacaaaaAACCTGGACACTGGCTACATCTAGTGTCAATGTAACTGTTCTGAAGAGTCAGTGGGGAACTCGGTATTATACATGATATTAGTGAAATGGAGtacgtgcagtcaagcacacgtTTAGGCAGAAATTTGCTGCTAGTTATGAGGAGCACATGTCactattaatgattttagtgcttttctagatatgaggagacacaagaaattgggctcataaaaccttctcttgaaaatatctaactatttGAAGGCGTCTTCCATCAGTGTTTCTCAGAGCACAGAGTGcttcattcctgatctccaccctgaactcctttcagggagtgttggaggtcagcagctgtgatttaatccaagcagagatagatggcaagtgccagttTTTAGTTGGCATTAGTCCATCTTTTATTTCAAAGGGTCTCAGCAAAGAACTCAGAAAGGTAGAGGGAAAgctatttttcctcccctacacacaattatatattttctaccaacagataaaaatattcattttgcatATAAATGAAAGAATTCATTCTGTTCAATGTGAAGGAGTAGGAAAAGAAAGAACTTCCCCGATGCTAAAACTGTTTGCTGATTTTTGCTAAGAA from Vicugna pacos chromosome X, VicPac4, whole genome shotgun sequence carries:
- the LOC102543289 gene encoding LOW QUALITY PROTEIN: forkhead box protein K2-like (The sequence of the model RefSeq protein was modified relative to this genomic sequence to represent the inferred CDS: inserted 2 bases in 1 codon), with protein sequence MKKRSVTIGRNSSQGSVDVSMGHSSFISRRHLEIFTPPGGGGHGGAAPEPSAQPGPDAGGDFHLRCVGKNGVFVDGVFQRRGAPPLQLPRVCTFRFPSTNIKITFTPLSSEKREKQEAPESPVKPVQAHISPLTINIPDTMAHLISPLPSPTGTISAANSCPSSPRGAGSSGYKMGRMIPSDLNLMADSSQPENEKEASGGDSPKDDSKPPYSYAQLIVQAIMMAPDRQLTLNGIYTHITKNYPYYRTADKGWQNSIRHNLSLNRYFIKVPRSQEEPGKGSFWRIDPASESKLIEQAFRKRRPRGVPCFRTPLGPLSSRSAPASPNHAGVLSAHSSGAQTPERLSREGSPAPLEPEPGAAQPKLAVIQEARFAQSAPGSPLSGQPVLIAVQRPLPPTVKPVTYAVAAPATTXPPQQPVVQTVHVVHQIPAVSVTSVAALAPASTHSVAGQAVVAQAAVLAPPKAEPQENGDHREMKVKVEPIPAVSHATLGAAGRLIQTSPAAPVQTVTIVQQAPLGQHQLPVKTVTQNGTHVVPVPAAVHGQVNSAAASPLHMLGTHASASASLPTKRQNGDPAEQPELKRVKTEDGKSILIALSVDPPPAAAREKGVQN